In the Malaya genurostris strain Urasoe2022 chromosome 1, Malgen_1.1, whole genome shotgun sequence genome, one interval contains:
- the LOC131426666 gene encoding solute carrier family 25 member 35-like isoform X1, which translates to MEQDGQSDHLQQWSGMDFLLGGCAATCAGVFSNPFDVIKTRQQLQGELVDAAELQRNPYRSITKSIESILKAEGVAGLQKGLVSALAFQFTMNSIRLGIYQTAENYGWTRGDSKFGTLLYSIYWGGISGVIGVTFSCPLYMVKTQIQATSHGRYAVGYQHNHTGTLDALSGIYRTQGLKGLWRGYPGIVTRTAIGSSAQLATFSTFKEFFLQFEIFQQSVILTASAASMFSGFFCCVFMSPFDVIATRLFNQGVDSRGKGLLYRSVWDCFRKTLNAEGLHGLYKGFVPNYWRIAPHTILNLTFWDQFKSWKDLYY; encoded by the exons ATG GAACAGGACGGTCAAAGCGATCATCTGCAGCAGTGGTCAGGAATGGACTTCCTGCTGGGTGGCTGTGCAGCGACCTGTGCCGGAGTGTTCAGCAATCCGTTCGATGTGATCAAAACGCGCCAGCAACTGCAGGGAGAGCTAGTGGATGCGGCCGAACTGCAGCGGAATCCCTACCGATCGATCACCAAATCGATCGAGTCGATTCTCAAAGCAGAAGGGGTAGCCGGTCTCCAGAAGGGGCTCGTTTCAGCTCTGGCATTCCAGTTCACGATGAACAGCATCCGACTCGGGATCTACCAGACGGCGGAGAACTACGGATGGACCCGTGGCGACAGTAAATTCGGTACGCTGCTGTACTCGATTTACTGGGGTGGCATCAGTGGAGTGATCGGTGTGACCTTCTCCTGTCCGTTGTATATGGTTAAGACCCAGATTCAAGCTACGTCCCACGGAAGATACGCCGTCGGCTATCAGCATAACCACACCGGAACGCTCGACGCACTCAGCGGGATCTATCGGACGCAGGGGCTGAAAGGACTGTGGCGAGGATATCCGGGTATTGTGACCCGGACCGCCATCGGATCATCGGCTCAACTGGCGACCTTTTCAACGTTCAAAGAGTTTTTCTTGCAGTTCGAAATATTCCAGCAGTCGGTCATTCTGACGGCGTCCGCCGCCAGCATGTTCAGTGGGTTCTTCTGCTGCGTGTTTATGTCACCGTTCGATGTGATCGCGACCCGGCTGTTCAATCAAG GAGTGGACAGCCGTGGCAAGGGTTTACTGTATCGCAGCGTCTGGGACTGTTTCCGGAAAACGCTGAACGCCGAAGGTCTGCACGGCCTGTACAAAGGATTCGTTCCGAACTATTGGCGAATCGCTCCGCACACGATTTTGAATTTGACCTTTTGGGATCAGTTCAAAAGTTGGAAGGACCTGTACTATTGA
- the LOC131426666 gene encoding solute carrier family 25 member 35-like isoform X2 has protein sequence MDFLLGGCAATCAGVFSNPFDVIKTRQQLQGELVDAAELQRNPYRSITKSIESILKAEGVAGLQKGLVSALAFQFTMNSIRLGIYQTAENYGWTRGDSKFGTLLYSIYWGGISGVIGVTFSCPLYMVKTQIQATSHGRYAVGYQHNHTGTLDALSGIYRTQGLKGLWRGYPGIVTRTAIGSSAQLATFSTFKEFFLQFEIFQQSVILTASAASMFSGFFCCVFMSPFDVIATRLFNQGVDSRGKGLLYRSVWDCFRKTLNAEGLHGLYKGFVPNYWRIAPHTILNLTFWDQFKSWKDLYY, from the exons ATGGACTTCCTGCTGGGTGGCTGTGCAGCGACCTGTGCCGGAGTGTTCAGCAATCCGTTCGATGTGATCAAAACGCGCCAGCAACTGCAGGGAGAGCTAGTGGATGCGGCCGAACTGCAGCGGAATCCCTACCGATCGATCACCAAATCGATCGAGTCGATTCTCAAAGCAGAAGGGGTAGCCGGTCTCCAGAAGGGGCTCGTTTCAGCTCTGGCATTCCAGTTCACGATGAACAGCATCCGACTCGGGATCTACCAGACGGCGGAGAACTACGGATGGACCCGTGGCGACAGTAAATTCGGTACGCTGCTGTACTCGATTTACTGGGGTGGCATCAGTGGAGTGATCGGTGTGACCTTCTCCTGTCCGTTGTATATGGTTAAGACCCAGATTCAAGCTACGTCCCACGGAAGATACGCCGTCGGCTATCAGCATAACCACACCGGAACGCTCGACGCACTCAGCGGGATCTATCGGACGCAGGGGCTGAAAGGACTGTGGCGAGGATATCCGGGTATTGTGACCCGGACCGCCATCGGATCATCGGCTCAACTGGCGACCTTTTCAACGTTCAAAGAGTTTTTCTTGCAGTTCGAAATATTCCAGCAGTCGGTCATTCTGACGGCGTCCGCCGCCAGCATGTTCAGTGGGTTCTTCTGCTGCGTGTTTATGTCACCGTTCGATGTGATCGCGACCCGGCTGTTCAATCAAG GAGTGGACAGCCGTGGCAAGGGTTTACTGTATCGCAGCGTCTGGGACTGTTTCCGGAAAACGCTGAACGCCGAAGGTCTGCACGGCCTGTACAAAGGATTCGTTCCGAACTATTGGCGAATCGCTCCGCACACGATTTTGAATTTGACCTTTTGGGATCAGTTCAAAAGTTGGAAGGACCTGTACTATTGA
- the LOC131426665 gene encoding dynein axonemal assembly factor 4-like: MPVILKNFSWSQDSEQVTIRVSFPENHLRREEVFTSVQLLKINKAPYYWEALLLHPVVEEESRCLLLENEVIFSLRKTEIGLQWDQLELECTNSERILRKEELLAGHRKRLEEKVKQRSIARDQNKREEVSRQIERDGNTRTEIEKLLEDSKQREMKRMDTPRPKEFKKPRPKSEPSQELPSIRQCGTVTVSFSKRNFVTPKRESMEHDEQQWIMKQAAAKKAVGFIDDDLRPEERNPEWLKQKGDSFFQQRNYLAAISAYTTGIRLNKEYYSLFLNRSAAHFALENYQRCAEDCSTALELLIPPIEANRKARVACLARRGAALAKLGFLRQGFEELVAAAKLDPQNDELRRETQMLQRKLDECDTESE; the protein is encoded by the exons ATGCCTGtaatattgaaaaacttcagctGGAGTCAAGACTCGGAACAGGTAACCATTCGAGTGTCATTCCCGGAGAACCATCTGCGACGGGAGGAGGTCTTCACCAGTGTGCAGTTACTGAAAATTAACAAAGCTCCCTACTACTGGGAAGCGTTGCTGCTGCATCCCGTCGTCGAAGAAGAAAGCCGTTGTTTGTTGTTGGAAAATGAGGTTATTTTTTCTTTGCGCAAAACTGAAATCGGCCTCCAGTGGGACCAGTTGGAACTTGAATGTACGAATAGCGAAAGAATCCTCCGGAAGGAAGAACTACTCGCCGGGCATCGGAAACGTTTGGAGGAGAAGGTAAAACAACGGTCGATTGCACGAGATCAAAATAAGCGGGAGGAAGTTTCGAGGCAGATTGAAAGAGATGGCAACACCCGGACGGAGATCGAAAAGTTGCTGGAAGACAGTAAACAACGGGAGATGAAACGGATGGACACTCCTCGACCGAAGGAATTCAAAAAGCCCCGGCCGAAATCGGAACCCAGCCAGGAGCTGCCATCGATTCGACAGTGTGGAACCGTGACCGTAAGTTTTAGTAAGCGAAATTTCGTGACGCCCAAGCGGGAATCGATGGAACATGACGAACAGCAGTGGATAATGAAACAAGCTGCCGCCAAGAAAGCGGTCGGTTTCATCGATGACGATCTGCGACCCGAGGAACGTAATCCGGAatggttgaaacagaaaggggaCAGCTTTTTCCAGCAACGGAATTATCTGGCCGCAATTTCCGCTTACACAACAGGCATTCGGTTGAATAAGGAGTACTATTCGTTGTTTTTGAACCGGTCGGCAGCACATTTTGCACTGGAAAACTATCAACGATGT GCGGAAGATTGTTCCACGGCACTGGAACTGCTGATCCCGCCAATCGAAGCTAATCGAAAAGCTCGCGTTGCTTGCCTGGCACGTCGGGGAGCTGCACTTGCCAAGTTAGGATTCCTGCGGCAGGGTTTCGAAGAACTGGTTGCTGCCGCCAAGTTGGATCCACAAAACGACGAACTTCGCCGGGAAACGCAAATGCTTCAACGAAAACTGGACGAATGTGATACTGAATCGGAGTAA
- the LOC131426664 gene encoding uncharacterized protein LOC131426664: MATSFCGKRLLLTRFNLLANQKRHGYIVLVPEIGEDLPERNPLTKTENGLPEFNSVTIERCVGTIGQQTAGVERSVKAIEEKITAAAAADGAPGLDPIKDIFVPIETVSVPLETTWGVAKTLYLGNSSKMPTKSYMTIHERARSARSRKFNSLPIYRALKAVESAADKRKYSSEEKRLINKYLLESKLNGIEVTDSGQDELKEILINLGKERSKFHGKREVAVKKFTHIVKDAEIMQEFPPSLLQALAIDQAQVVKGPWKITLQPFVVQNFLEYCPDRTQRWNLWQADTRKCSNFSGKGLENSTHLETIRSLRKRQAKLLGFESFAHMSMQTKMVGSVEQLQGTLDELLRYARPALDDEMAALEQFAGENGYKGVLDVYDVPYWKRRQLSELHQYDKEALREYFPMPKVLSGLFLLSEALFGIRIVERSGVDTWHEDVRFYDIFDSEKGAEPIAGFYTDLYSREDEKISVAGNNGWMVGIVNRSVVAGEKPLAALICNFPAPLYGKPSLLTLDDVQILFHKFGHALQHMLTETHYSEVAGLSNVEWDAVEISGFVLTSLLRDSDVIRSISSHYGSGETLPDALIQSIQKRCTHLAGYDLCRELYFANLDLELHLRTDYWLDIVKKLYPLYHTFPLDKKDSHPCSMTTIFSGDWGAAYYSRLWSRMVAADVYKAFADAKNKNQEAEVGRRFRDTFLARGGGCHPSEVFRQFRGRDPAPKALLQELGIYQPAHAPVPKPKEE; encoded by the exons ATGGCAACTTCGTTCTGTGGAAAACGTCTACTTTTGACGCGCTTCAATCTGTTGGCAAACCAGAAGCGCCACGGTTATATTGTGCT TGTCCCGGAAATCGGTGAAGACTTACCGGAACGGAATCCTCTGACCAAAACAGAAAATGGTTTACCGGAGTTCAACAGTGTAACGATCGAGCGATGCGTCGGAACGATTGGCCAGCAGACGGCGGGCGTGGAGCGTTCGGTAAAGGCCATAGAGGAGAAGATTACTGCTGCTGCCGCTGCCGATGGTGCACCGGGATTGGATCCGATAAAGGATATATTTGTTCCGATCGAGACGGTGTCAGTGCCACTGGAAACCACTTGGGGTGTAGCAAAAACGCTTTATCTGGGGAACAGTTCCAAGATGCCGACCAAAAGTTACATGACCATCCACGAACGGGCCAGAAGTGCCAGAAGCCGCAAATTTAACAGTTTACCAATTTATCGTGCTTTGAAAGCGGTCGAGAGTGCCGCTGACAAACGAAAATATTCATCCGAAGAGAAACG ATTGATTAATAAATATTTGCTGGAATCGAAACTGAATGGAATTGAAGTGACGGATTCGGGTCAAGATGAATTGAAGGAAATTTTGATAAACTTAGGAAAAGAACGGTCCAAATTTCACGGCAAACGAGAAGTTGCAGTAAAAAAATTCACTCACATTGTCAAGGATGCTGAGATAATGCAAGAATTCCCTCCTTCCCTACTTCAGGCGTTGGCCATTGATCAAGCGCAAGTCGTTAAAGGACCCTGGAAGATCACACTGCAACCGTTTGTGGTTCAAAATTTCCTAGAATACTGCCCGGATCGGACCCAAAGGTGGAACCTTTGGCAGGCTGATACTCGAAAATGCTCAAACTTTTCCGGCAAAGGACTGGAAAACAGTACCCACCTGGAAACGATCCGGTCACTGAGAAAGCGTCAAGCCAAACTACTGGGATTCGAAAGCTTTGCGCATATGTCGATGCAAACGAAAATGGTCGGTTCGGTAGAGCAGCTTCAGGGCACTTTAGACGAACTGCTGCGCTATGCACGGCCAGCTTTGGACGATGAAATGGCTGCCCTGGAACAGTTTGCCGGGGAGAATGGCTACAAAGGGGTTCTGGATGTTTACGACGTGCCGTACTGGAAGCGAAGACAGCTGAGCGAATTGCATCAATACGACAAAGAAGCACTGAGAGAATATTTCCCGATGCCGAAAGTTTTGAGTGGATTGTTTCTGCTATCGGAAGCACTGTTCGGTATTAGAATTGTCGAACGGTCCGGCGTAGATACGTGGCATGAGGATGTTAGATTTTACGATATTTTCGATTCGGAGAAGGGCGCCGAACCGATTGCGGGATTCTACACGGATCTGTACTCTCGGGAAGACGAGAAAATATCGGTCGCCGGCAACAACGGATGGATGGTGGGAATCGTAAACAGAAGTGTGGTTGCAGGAGAGAAACCGCTGGCGGCACTAATCTGCAATTTTCCTGCCCCATTGTATGGCAAACCATCGCTGCTGACGTTGGACGATGTGCAGATACTGTTCCATAAGTTTGGTCACGCCCTCCAGCACATGCTCACCGAAACACACTACAGCGAAGTGGCCGGACTGTCCAACGTCGAATGGGATGCCGTTGAAATATCTGGTTTCGTGTTGACTAGTCTGCTACGTGATTCCGATGTGATTCGTTCGATCAGCAGCCATTATGGATCGGGGGAAACTCTTCCGGATGCGTTGATTCAGTCTATTCAGAAACGTTGCACGCATCTCGCTGGATATGACCTTTGCCGGGAACTTTACTTTGCCAATCTTGATTTGGAACTGCACCTACGAACCGATTACTGGTTGGACATAGTGAAGAAACTTTATCCACTGTATCACACTTTCCCACTGGACAAGAAAGACTCTCATCCCTGTTCGATGACCACCATTTTTTCCGGTGATTGGGGTGCGGCTTACTACAGTCGCCTCTGGTCCCGGATGGTGGCAGCCGATGTTTACAAAGCATTTGCCGATGCTAAAAATAAGAACCAGGAAGCAGAGGTCGGTCGTAGATTCCGGGATACATTTTTGGCACGGGGTGGTGGCTGTCATCCGTCGGAAGTTTTCCGACAATTCCGTGGAAGAGACCCGGCACCGAAAGCATTACTGCAGGAACTTGGTATCTACCAACCGGCGCACGCACCCGTACCGAAACCGAAGGAAGAATAA
- the LOC131426668 gene encoding glyoxalase domain-containing protein 4 isoform X1 translates to MISARALHYVFKIGNRAKNAHFFREILGMKVLRHEEFTQGCDAACNGPYDNRWSKTMIGYGPESDHFVIELTYNYGVKEYTLGNDFGGVTIRSAEVIERATKQNYPMVREDDHFLLVSPDGYKFFVFNESKGADQDPVKKVTLNCTDLERSVRYWQDTLQMKQLAKDDRSVELTYQENGFVLELRKIQAPLDRAKAYGRIAFAVPLDLQPKIEEVIKQSKNVILTPLISLDTPGKATVRVTILADPDGHEICFVDEEGFSQLSEVDPASDEQLDKYIKKDPFQE, encoded by the exons ATGATTTCAGCTCGAGCCCTACACTATGTGTttaaaatcggaaatcgagcgAAAAATGCGCATTTTTTTCGGGAAATTCTCGGCATGAAG GTTTTGCGACATGAAGAATTTACTCAAGGATGTGACGCCGCTTGTAACGG CCCCTACGATAATCGCTGGAGTAAAACCATGATCGGTTACGGACCGGAGTCGGATCATTTTGTGATCGAGTTGACCTACAACTACGGTGTCAAGGAGTATACTTTGGGCAACGACTTCGGGGGTGTCACCATCCGGTCGGCGGAGGTAATCGAGCGAGCCACGAAACAGAACTATCCGATGGTACGGGAAGATGATCACTTTTTGCTGGTGTCTCCGGACGGGTACAAATTTTTCGTATTCAATGAAAGCAAGGGGGCGGATCAGGATCCGGTGAAAAAAGTGACTTTGAACTGTACCGATCTGGAACGGTCCGTTCGATACTGGCAAGACACGCTGCAGATGAAACAACTTGCTAAAGACGATCGTTCGGTGGAGTTGACCTATCAGGAAAATGGATTCGTCTTGGAGCTGAGAAAAATTCAAGCTCCGTTGGATCGCGCTAAGGCCTATGGACGCATTGCTTTCGCAGTGCCACTGGATTTACAACCGAAGATAGAAGAAGTGATCAAGCAATCGAAAAACGTAATTTTAACACCGCTCATTTCTTTGGATACACCCGGAAAAGCAACGGTTCGTGTCACGATTTTGGCCGATCCGGATGGACATGAAATTTGCTTTGTCGATGAGGAAGGTTTTTCCCAGCTGTCCGAAGTGGATCCGGCCAGCGACGAACAGCTGGACAAGTACA
- the LOC131426668 gene encoding glyoxalase domain-containing protein 4 isoform X2, with the protein MIGYGPESDHFVIELTYNYGVKEYTLGNDFGGVTIRSAEVIERATKQNYPMVREDDHFLLVSPDGYKFFVFNESKGADQDPVKKVTLNCTDLERSVRYWQDTLQMKQLAKDDRSVELTYQENGFVLELRKIQAPLDRAKAYGRIAFAVPLDLQPKIEEVIKQSKNVILTPLISLDTPGKATVRVTILADPDGHEICFVDEEGFSQLSEVDPASDEQLDKYIKKDPFQE; encoded by the coding sequence ATGATCGGTTACGGACCGGAGTCGGATCATTTTGTGATCGAGTTGACCTACAACTACGGTGTCAAGGAGTATACTTTGGGCAACGACTTCGGGGGTGTCACCATCCGGTCGGCGGAGGTAATCGAGCGAGCCACGAAACAGAACTATCCGATGGTACGGGAAGATGATCACTTTTTGCTGGTGTCTCCGGACGGGTACAAATTTTTCGTATTCAATGAAAGCAAGGGGGCGGATCAGGATCCGGTGAAAAAAGTGACTTTGAACTGTACCGATCTGGAACGGTCCGTTCGATACTGGCAAGACACGCTGCAGATGAAACAACTTGCTAAAGACGATCGTTCGGTGGAGTTGACCTATCAGGAAAATGGATTCGTCTTGGAGCTGAGAAAAATTCAAGCTCCGTTGGATCGCGCTAAGGCCTATGGACGCATTGCTTTCGCAGTGCCACTGGATTTACAACCGAAGATAGAAGAAGTGATCAAGCAATCGAAAAACGTAATTTTAACACCGCTCATTTCTTTGGATACACCCGGAAAAGCAACGGTTCGTGTCACGATTTTGGCCGATCCGGATGGACATGAAATTTGCTTTGTCGATGAGGAAGGTTTTTCCCAGCTGTCCGAAGTGGATCCGGCCAGCGACGAACAGCTGGACAAGTACA